From the genome of Symphalangus syndactylus isolate Jambi chromosome 5, NHGRI_mSymSyn1-v2.1_pri, whole genome shotgun sequence, one region includes:
- the SON gene encoding protein SON isoform X5: MATNIEQIFRSFVVSKFREIQQELSSGRNEGQLNGETNTPIEGNQAGDAAASARSLPNEEIVQKIEEVLSGVLDTELRYKPDLKEVSRKSRCVSVQTDPTDEIPTKKSKKHKKHKNKKKKKKKEKEKKYKRQPEESESKTKSHHDGNIDLESDSFLKFDSEPSAMALELPTRAFGLSETNESPAVVLEPPVVSMEVSEPHILETLKPATKTAELSVASTSVMSEQSVAVMPEPSMTKILDSFATAPVPTTTVVLKSSEPVVTMSVEYQMKSVPKSVESTSPESSKIMLVEPPVAKVLEPSETLVVSSETPTEVYPEPSTSTTMDFPESSAIEALRLPEQPVDVPSEIADSSMTRPQELLELPKTTALELQESSVASAMELPGPPATSMPELQGPPVTPVLELPGPSATPVPELPGPLSTPVPELPGPPATAVPELPGPSVTPVPQLSQELPGLPAPSMGLEPPQEVPEPPVMAQELPGLPLVTAAVELPEQPAVTVAMELTEQPVTTTELEQPVGMTTVEHPGHPEVTTATGLLGQPEATMVLELPGQPVATTALELPGQPSVTGVPELPGLPSATRALELSGQPVATGALELPGSLMAAGALEFSGQSGAAGALELLGQPLATGVLELPGQPGAPELPGQPVATVALEISVQSVVTTSELSTMTVSQSLEVPSTTALESYNTVAQELPTTLVGETSVTVGVDPLMAPESHILASNTMETHILASNTMDSQMLASNTMDSQMLASNTMDSQMLASSTIDSQMLATSTMDSQMLATSSMDSQMLATSTMDSQMLATSSMDSQMLATSSMDSQMLATSSMDSQMLATSSMDSQMLATSTMDSQMLATSTMDSQMLATSSMDSQMLASGTMDSQMLASGTMDAQMLASGTMDAQMLASSTQDSAMLGSKSPDPYRLAQDPYRLAQDPYRLGHDPYRLGHDAYRLGQDPYRLGHDPYRLTPDPYRMSPRPYRIAPRSYRIAPRPYRLAPRPLMLASRRSMMMSYAAERSMMSSYERSMMSYERSMMSPMAERSMMSAYERSMMSAYERSMMSPMAERSMMSAYERSMMSAYERSMMSPMADRSMMSMGADRSMMSSYSAADRSMMSSYSAADRSMMSSYTADRSMMSMAADSYTDSYTDTYTEAYMVPPLPPEEPPTMPPLPPEEPPMTPPLPPEEPPEGPALPTEQSALTAENTWPTEVPSLPSEESVSQPEPPVSQSEISEPSAVPTDYSVSASDPSVLVSEAAVTVPEPPPEPESSIMSTPVESAVVAEEHEVVPERPVTCMVSETPAVSAEPTVLASEPSVMSETAETFDSMRASGHVASEVSTSLLEPAVTTPVLAESILEPPAMAAPESSAMAVLESSAVTVLESSTVTVLESSTVTVLEPSVVTVPEPPVVAEPDYITIPVPVVSALEPSVPVLEPAVSVLQSSMIVSEPSVSVQESTVTVSEPAVTVSEQTQVIPTEVAIESTPMILESSIMSSHVMKGINLSSGDQNLAPEIGMQEIPLHSGEEPHAEGHLKGDSYESEHGINIDLNINNHLLAKEMEHNTVCAASTSPVGEIGEEKILPTSETKQCTVLDTYPGFSEADAGETLSSTGPLALEPDATGTSKGIEFITASTLSSVNKYDVDVSLTTQDTEHDMVISTSPSGGSEADIEGPLPAKDIHLDLPSNNNLVSKDTEEPLTVKESDQTLAALLSPKESSGGEKEVPPPPKETLSDSGFSANIEDINEADLVRPLLPKDMERLTSLRAGIEGPLLASDVGRDKSAASPVVSSMPERASESSSEEKDDYEIFVKVKDTHEKSKKNKNRDKGEKEKKRDSSLRSRSKRSKSSEHKSRKRTSESRSRARKRSSKSKSHRSQTRSRSRSRRRRRSSRSRSKSRGRRSVSKEKRKRSPKHRSKSRERKRKRSSSRDNRKTVRARSRTPSRRSRSHTPSRRRRSRSVGRRRSFSISPSRRSRTPSRRSRTPSRRSRTPSRRSRTPSRRSRTPSRRSRTPSRRRRSRSVVRRRSFSISPVRLRRSRTPLRRRFSRSPIRRKRSRSSERGRSPKRLTDLDKAQLLEIAKANAAAMCAKAGVPLPPNLKPAPPPTIEEKVAKKSGGATIEELTEF, encoded by the exons ATGGCGACCAACATCGAGCAGATTTTTAGGTCTTTCGTGGTCAGTAAATTCCGGGAAATTCAACAGGAGCTTTCCAG TGGAAGGAATGAAGGCCAGCTGAATGGTGAAACAAATACACCCATTGAAGGAAACCAGGCGGGTGATGCAGCTGCCTCTGCCAGGAGTCTACCAAATGAAGAAATAGTGCAGAAGATAGAGGAAGTACTTTCTGGGGTCTTAGATACAGAACTACGATATAAGCCAG ATTTGAAAGAGGTCTCCAGAAAAAGTAGATGTGTATCTGTACAAACAGATCCTACTGATGAAATTCCCACTAAAAAGTCAAAGAAGcataaaaagcacaaaaacaaaaagaagaaaaagaagaaagaaaaggaaaaaaaatataaaagacagcCAGAAGAATCTGAGTCAAAGACGAAATCTCATCATGATGGGAACATAGATTTAGAATCTGATTCCTTTTTAAAGTTTGATTCTGAACCTTCAGCTATGGCGCTGGAGCTTCCTACAAGAGCATTTGGCCTATCTGAGACCAATGAATCCCCTGCAGTTGTGCTAGAACCTCCTGTAGTATCAATGGAGGTATCAGAGCCACACATCTTAGAAACTCTGAAGCCAGCTACAAAAACTGCAGAACTGTCAGTTGCATCTACATCAGTAATGTCAGAGCAGTCTGTGGCAGTAATGCCAGAACCATCCATGACAAAGATTCTGGATTCCTTTGCAACAGCACCAGTGCCTACTACAACAGTGGTGTTGAAGTCATCTGAGCCAGTTGTAACAATGTCAGTGGAGTATCAGATGAAGTCTGTGCCGAAATCTGTGGAGAGCACATCTCCAGAGTCATCAAAGATCATGTTGGTAGAGCCCCCAGTAGCAAAAGTGTTAGAGCCTTCAGAAACCCTTGTGGTATCATCAGAGACACCTACTGAGGTGTACCCTGAGCCAAGCACATCAACAACAATGGATTTTCCAGAGTCATCTGCAATTGAAGCGCTAAGATTGCCAGAGCAGCCTGTAGACGTACCATCGGAGATTGCAGATTCATCCATGACAAGACCGCAGGAGTTGCTGGAGCTGCCTAAGACCACAGCGTTGGAGCTGCAGGAGTCGTCGGTGGCCTCAGCGATGGAGTTGCCGGGGCCACCTGCGACCTCCATGCCGGAGTTGCAGGGGCCCCCTGTGACTCCAGTGCTGGAGTTACCTGGGCCCTCTGCTACCCCGGTGCCAGAGTTGCCAGGGCCCCTTTCTACCCCAGTGCCTGAGTTGCCAGGGCCCCCTGCGACAGCAGTGCCTGAGTTGCCAGGGCCCTCTGTGACACCAGTGCCACAGTTGTCGCAGGAATTGCCAGGGCTTCCAGCACCATCCATGGGGTTGGAGCCACCACAGGAGGTACCAGAGCCACCTGTGATGGCACAGGAGTTGCCAGGGCTGCCTTTGGTGACAGCAGCAGTAGAGTTGCCAGAGCAGCCTGCGGTAACAGTAGCAATGGAGTTGACCGAACAACCTGTGACGACGACAGAGTTGGAGCAGCCTGTGGGGATGACAACGGTGGAACATCCTGGGCATCCTGAGGTGACAACGGCAACAGGGTTGCTGGGGCAGCCTGAGGCAACGATGGTGCTGGAGTTGCCAGGACAGCCAGTGGCAACGACAGCGCTGGAGTTGCCGGGGCAGCCTTCGGTGACTGGGGTGCCAGAGTTGCCAGGGCTGCCTTCGGCAACTAGGGCACTGGAGTTGTCGGGGCAGCCTGTGGCAACTGGGGCACTAGAGTTGCCTGGGTCGCTCATGGCAGCTGGGGCACTGGAGTTCTCGGGGCAGTCTGGGGCAGCTGGAGCACTGGAGCTTTTGGGGCAGCCTCTGGCAACAGGGGTGCTGGAGTTGCCAGGGCAGCCTGGGGCGCCAGAGTTGCCTGGGCAGCCTGTGGCAACTGTGGCGCTGGAGATCTCTGTTCAGTCTGTGGTGACAACATCGGAGCTGTCAACGATGACCGTGTCGCAGTCCCTGGAGGTGCCCTCGACGACAGCGCTGGAATCCTATAATACGGTAGCACAGGAGCTGCCTACTACATTAGTGGGGGAGACTTCTGTAACAGTAGGAGTGGATCCCTTGATGGCCCCAGAATCCCATATATTAGCTTCTAACACCATGGAGACCCATATATTAGCATCCAACACTATGGACTCCCAAATGCTAGCGTCCAACACCATGGACTCCCAGATGCTAGCATCCAACACCATGGACTCCCAGATGTTAGCGTCTAGCACCATTGACTCCCAGATGTTAGCAACTAGTACCATGGACTCCCAGATGTTAGCAACTAGCTCCATGGACTCCCAGATGTTAGCAACTAGCACTATGGATTCCCAGATGTTAGCAACCAGTTCCATGGACTCCCAGATGTTAGCAACCAGCTCCATGGACTCCCAGATGTTAGCAACCAGCTCCATGGACTCCCAGATGTTAGCAACCAGCTCCATGGACTCCCAGATGTTAGCAACCAGCACCATGGATTCTCAGATGTTAGCAACCAGCACCATGGACTCCCAGATGTTAGCAACTAGCTCAATGGATTCCCAGATGTTAGCATCTGGCACTATGGACTCTCAAATGTTAGCTTCTGGCACCATGGATGCTCAGATGTTAGCGTCTGGTACCATGGATGCCCAGATGTTAGCGTCTAGTACCCAAGATTCTGCTATGTTGGGTTCAAAATCTCCTGATCCCTATAGGTTAGCTCAGGATCCTTACAGGTTAGCTCAGGATCCCTATAGGTTGGGCCATGACCCCTATAGATTAGGTCATGATGCTTACAGGTTAGGACAGGACCCTTATAGATTAGGCCATGATCCCTACAGACTAACTCCTGATCCCTATAGGATGTCACCTAGACCCTATAGGATAGCACCCAGGTCCTATAGAATAGCACCCAGGCCATATAGGTTAGCACCTAGACCCCTGATGTTAGCATCTAGACGTTCTATGATGATGTCCTATGCTGCAGAACGTTCCATGATGTCATCTTACGAACGCTCTATGATGTCTTATGAGCGGTCTATGATGTCCCCTATGGCTGAACGCTCTATGATGTCAGCCTACGAGCGCTCTATGATGTCAGCCTACGAGCGCTCTATGATGTCCCCTATGGCTGAGCGCTCTATGATGTCAGCTTATGAACGCTCCATGATGTCAGCTTATGAACGCTCCATGATGTCCCCAATGGCTGATCGATCTATGATGTCCATGGGTGCCGACCGGTCTATGATGTCGTCATACTCTGCTGCTGACCGGTCTATGATGTCATCGTACTCTGCAGCTGACCGATCTATGATGTCATCTTATACTGCTGATCGTTCAATGATGTCTATGGCTGCTGATTCTTACACCGATTCTTATACTGACACATACACAGAGGCATATATGGTGCCACCTTTGCCTCCTGAAGAGCCCCCAACAATGCCACCATTGCCACCTGAGGAGCCACCAATGACACCACCATTGCCTCCTGAGGAACCACCAGAGGGTCCAGCATTGCCCACTGAGCAATCAGCATTAACAGCTGAAAATACTTGGCCTACAGAGGTGCCATCATTACCTTCTGAAGAGTCTGTATCGCAGCCTGAGCCTCCGGTGAGTCAAAGTGAGATTTCAGAGCCTTCAGCAGTGCCTACTGATTATTCAGTGTCAGCATCAGATCCCTCAGTTTTAGTGTCAGAGGCTGCTGTGACTGTTCCAGAACCACCGCCAGAGCCAGAATCTTCAATTATGTCAACACCTGTAGAGTCTGCAGTAGTAGCAGAAGAACATGAAGTTGTTCCAGAGAGACCAGTGACTTGTATGGTATCTGAAACTCCCGCAGTGTCAGCTGAACCAACTGTGTTAGCATCAGAGCCTTCTGTTATGTCAGAGACAGCAGAAACATTTGATTCCATGAGAGCCTCAGGACATGTTGCCTCAGAGGTGTCTACATCCTTGTTGGAGCCAGCAGTAACTACTCCAGTGCTGGCAGAGAGCATTCTGGAGCCGCCAGCCATGGCTGCCCCAGAGTCTTCGGCTATGGCTGTCCTGGAGTCTTCGGCTGTGACTGTCCTGGAGTCTTCGACTGTGACAGTCCTGGAATCTTCGACTGTGACTGTCCTGGAGCCTTCGGTTGTGACTGTCCCGGAGCCTCCTGTTGTGGCTGAGCCAGACTATATTACCATTCCTGTGCCAGTTGTTTCTGCGCTGGAGCCTTCTGTGCCTGTCCTGGAACCAGCGGTGTCAGTCCTTCAGTCTTCTATGATTGTTTCAGAACCATCTGTTTCTGTCCAGGAATCTACTGTGACAGTTTCAGAGCCTGCCGTCACTGTCTCAGAGCAGACTCAAGTGATACCAACTGAGGTGGCTATAGAGTCCACACCAATGATACTGGAATCTAGTATCATGTCATCACATGTGATGAAAGGAATTAATCTATCCTCTGGTGATCAAAATCTTGCTCCAGAGATTGGCATGCAGGAGATTCCATTGCATTCAGGTGAAGAGCCACATGCTGAGGGACACCTGAAAGGTGACTCTTATGAAAGTGAACATGGTATAAATATAGACCTTAATATAAATAATCATTTACTTGCTAAAGAGATGGAACATAATACAGTGTGTGCTGCTAGTACTAGTCCTGTTGGGGAAATTGGTGAAGAGAAAATTTTGCCCACCAGTGAGACTAAACAGTGCACAGTATTGGATACCTACCCTGGTTTTAGtgaagctgatgcaggagaaaCTCTATCTTCTACTGGTCCTCTTGCTCTGGAACCTGATGCAACAGGAACCAGTAAGGGTATTGAATTTATCACAGCATCTACTCTCAGTTCAGTTAATAAATATGATGTTGATGTATCTTTAACTACTCAAGATACTGAACATGACATGGTAATTTCCACCAGTCCTAGTGGTGGTAGTGAAGCTGATATTGAAGGGCCGTTGCCTGCTAAAGATATTCATCTTGATTTACCATCTAATAATAACCTTGTTAGTAAGGATACAGAAGAACCATTAACTGTAAAAGAGAGTGACCAGACATTAGCAGCTCTGCTCAGCCCTAAAGAAAGTagtggaggagaaaaagaagtacCTCCCCCTCCTAAAGAGACACTGTCTGATTCAGGATTTTCTGCCAATATTGAGGATATTAATGAAGCAGATTTAGTGAGACCGTTACTTCCTAAGGACATGGAACGTCTTACAAGCCTTAGAGCTGGCATTGAAGGACCTTTACTTGCAAGTGATGTTGGACGTGACAAATCTGCTGCCAGCCCGGTTGTAAGTAGTATGCCAGAAAGAGCTTCAGAGTCTTCTTCAGAGGAAAAAGATGATTATGAAATTTTTGTAAAAGTTAAGGACACTcatgaaaaaagcaagaaaaataagaacCGTGATaagggggagaaagagaagaaaagagactcTTCATTAAGATCTCGAAGTAAGCGTTCCAAATCTTCTGAACACAAATCACGCAAGCGTACCAGTGAATCTCGTTCTAGGGCAAGGAAGAGATCATCTAAGTCCAAGTCTCATCGCTCTCAAACACGTTCACGGTCACGTTCAAGACGCAGAAGGAGGAGCAGCAGATCAAGATCAAAGTCTAGAGGAAGACGATCTGTATCAAAAGAGAAGCGCAAAAGATCTCCAAAGCACAGATCCAAGtctagggaaagaaaaagaaaaagatcaagcTCTAGGGATAACCGAAAGACAGTTAGAGCTCGAAGTCGAACCCCAAGTCGTCGGAGTCGGAGTCATACTCCAAGTCGTCGACGAAGGTCTAGATCTGTGGGTAGAAGGAGGAGCTTTAGCATTTCCCCAAGCCGCCGCAGCCGCACCCCTAGCCGCCGCAGCCGCACCCCTAGCCGCCGCAGCCGCACCCCTAGCCGCCGCAGCCGCACCCCCAGCCGCCGCAGCCGCACCCCTAGCCGTCGGAGCCGCACCCCAAGCCGCCGGAGAAGATCAAGGTCTGTGGTAAGAAGACGAAGCTTCAGTATCTCACCAGTCAGATTAAGGCGATCAAGAACACCCTTAAGAAGAAGGTTTAGCAGATCTCCCATCCGTCGTAAAAGATCCAGGTCTTCTGAACGAGGCAGATCACCCAAACGTCTGACAGATTTGG